The Pelodiscus sinensis isolate JC-2024 chromosome 13, ASM4963464v1, whole genome shotgun sequence genome includes a region encoding these proteins:
- the LOC102461201 gene encoding G-protein coupled receptor 83-like yields the protein MHKHVWFPLQYIAKPYRRARDRNGTDFFSALYGFSNRSAFFRGDLDLDDMGDFDRSTRYEGESQSRTVQALLIVAYSVIIGISLFGNILVCHVVIKNRRMHSATSLFIVNLAIADIMITLLNTPFTLVRFVSSTWVFGRLMCHISRFVQYCSVHVSVLTLAAIALDRHQVIMHPLKPRMSIAKGGICIIIIWVMASCFSLPHAIYQNLARFYIGNRTIRMVCLPSFPPPAELFWKYLDLTTFVLLYVLPLLVISITYTMVAKKLWLRNAIGDITMEQYFAHQRKKKMTLKMLMVVVVVFAVCWFPLNCYLVLLSSRAIHSNNALYFAFHWFAMSSTCYNPFIYCWLNENFRSELKSLLCVCRRKSATQSHALQSISPPFRHAWAENCHYKRDSSSQKAKASSQRNSAKTDISSVQPIVTGN from the exons ATGCACAAGCACGTGTGGTTCCCCTTGCAGTACATCGCCAAGCCCTACCGCCGGGCGCGGGACCGCAATGGCACCGACTTCTTCTCGGCCCTCTACGGCTTCTCCAACCGCTCCGCCTTCTTCCGCGGCGACTTGGACCTGGACGACATGGGGGACTTTGACAGGAGCACCCGCTACGAAGGGGAGTCGCAGAGCCGGACGGTGCAGGCGCTGCTCATCGTGGCCTATTCGGTGATCATCGGCATCTCGCTCTTCGGCAACATCCTGGTCTGCCACGTGGTGATCAAGAACAGGAGGATGCACTCGGCCACCAGCCTCTTCATCGTCAACCTGGCCATCGCGGACATCATGATCACCCTGCTGAACACGCCCTTCACCCTG GTGCGATTTGTAAGCAGTACCTGGGTCTTTGGGAGACTGATGTGTCACATAAGCCGATTTGTCCAGTACTGTTCTGTCCATGTTTCTGTGCTTACACTTGCAGCCATTGCACTGGATCGTCACCAG GTTATAATGCACCCTTTGAAACCCCGGATGTCAATAGCTAAAGGAGGAATTTGCATCATTATAATCTGGGTTATGGCCAGCTGCTTCTCTTTGCCCCATGCAATCTACCAGAATCTAGCAAGATTTTATATCGG GAACAGAACTATACGAATGGTCTGTCTCCCCAGCTTCCCTCCTCCTGCTGAGCTCTTCTGGAAGTACCTGGACTTGACTACTTTTGTACTCTTGTATGTCCTGCCCTTGCTTGTGATCTCTATCACATACACAATGGTAGCCAAGAAGCTCTGGCTGAGGAATGCCATTGGGGATATCACCATGGAGCAGTACTTCGCTCATCAGCGGAAGAAGAAGATGACCCTGAAGATGTTGATGGTTGTAGTGGTGGTTTTTGCTGTCTGCTGGTTCCCACTGAACTGCTACTTGGTACTCCTCTCCAGCAGGGCCATCCACAGCAACAATGCTCTGTACTTTGCTTTCCACTGGTTTGCTATGAGCAGCACCTGCTACAATCCCTTCATTTACTGCTGGCTCAATGAGAACTTCCGCTCTGAGCTCAAGTCCCTATTATGTGTGTGCCGGCGGAAGAGTGCAACCCAGAGCCATGCACTGCAGTCCATCTCTCCTCCTTTCAGGCATGCCTGGGCTGAGAATTGTCACTACAAAAGGGACAGTTCCTCTCAGAAAGCAAAAGCATCCTCCCAAAGGAACTCTGCAAAGACAGACATATCCAGTGTCCAGCCAATTGTGACCGGGAACTAA